The Hordeum vulgare subsp. vulgare chromosome 4H, MorexV3_pseudomolecules_assembly, whole genome shotgun sequence genomic interval GGATAAGAGAAACATAGGCATGCTTGTTAACACTGAATTAACAAGTATCAACCGTCCTCCATAGGATAGAAGCTTGCCTTTCCAGCaacttaattttttttcaaatcgaTCCTCAATGCATTTCCAATCCTTATTCGATAATTTTCGGTAATGAATAGGAATCCCTAAATATGTGAAAGGTAAATTCCCACCTTCACAACCGAACAATTGATTATAAGTGTACTGTTTGTTTTTGGCCTTACCAAAAAAAACAATTCACTTTTATGAAAATTAATCTTCAACCCCGATAGCTGCTCAAATAAGCAAAGGATGAGTTTCATATTTCTAGCTTTTTGCAGATCGTGTTCCATAAAAAAATCGTATCATCTACATATTGTAGAATAGAGACGCCCCCGTCAACAAGATGCGGGATTAGTCCCCCTATCAGGTCCTTCTCGTTGGCACGCTTAAtcataagtgccaacatatcagcAACAATGTTGAATAAAATAGAAGACATTGGATCCCCTTGTCTAGACCCTTCAATGTCTGGAAGAAACGACCCACATCATCATTTACCTTAATACCGAAACTTcctttttttataaaacaatcgACATGCTTTCGCCAAAGCTCGTCGAACCCCTTCATGCGCAGGGTTTGCTGCAGAAAGGACCATTTAACTTTATCATACaccttttcaaaatccactttAAAGATAACCCCGTCCAGTTTCTTCGAATGAATTTCATGTAAAGTTTTATGCAAGACAACAACCCCTTCTAGGATATTCCGTCCAGTCATAAAAGCTGTTTGCGTAGATTGCACCACCGAATGAGCCATCTTAGTTAGTCTGTCCGTTGCCACCTTTGTGAAAATCTTGAAACTAACATTTAGCAAACAAATTGGACGAAATTGTTCACGTGTCGCCCCCTCTTTCTTTGGTAACAGCGTAATGGTATCAAAATTCAAATGAAAGAGTTGTAGGTGACCAGCAAACAGATCATGAAACATTGTCATGAGATCATTCTTGATAATATGCCAACTTTTACTGTAAAACTCAGCCGGAAACCCATATGACATGTAGTGAAATTTGTTCTTTTTATCTCATGCCCTGTCATTAGTTTCTTTGAGGATGAAAGGGAAATTAAAGGACCTCATAGTATTATATTATCTTGAGAAAAATGGATAAAGAGAATGGGAAAGCATATCATATAAAATCCATCCATAatatggtactccctccgtcccataatataagggcGTTTTCGACACTAGCATAATACATGAGTAACATAGAGCTATGAAGTACATAAAAGGAGTTTGTGCGGTTGGCTTAGAGGTTTATAAATACCAGGACAACCGTACGCTGCTATATAGGCAGAACTTTGGGCTATCACATTTGAAGTACATAAGCAAATAGTAAAGCACCAGTTCGACGATTATTTTTAGTACTACAAAGGAGCAGGATCGAAGGGCGGCCCCTTAGACGGCAGATGGATCAGTTGTTCTAACAACTCGTGGCGCTCTCTCCATGAGGACCAGTGGTTTTGGTCCGGCACAGTtggccttcttattctccttctctggGATATGGAAAGCTGATGCAGGGAAGATCTTAGAAAAGCCGGCAATACTCTTGCAGATGAGCTTACCGGTTGCTGGTTCATCAAGGGAGATCTCCTCCACTGGGAGCCACACCATGAGCTCCCTGGTCTTtatccctttgaccttcttgatcCTGCCCTTCTCTGCAAAAGCAGTGATCTCTGTGCCATAAGACACCACCCTTCCTAGGCCCTGGAAGACGTGGTCTATCCTCTTCTTTTGCTTGAGCCAGACATACCCAGTCTCCTCAACATAGCCGCACTCTATGATGTCCTTCAGGGGAAGCAGGCCATTGGGGAGGCCTGCTTCCTTGAGCAGGAGCCTGGTGCACTGCTGGCAAATCTCATCGTCGTAGTACACCTCAGCCTTGGCCTTGAGTTCATCAGCAACAAGAGCCATTGTCTGAGGATGGATGATGTCTCACTTCTCACTCTCGCTCACtcctctttccctctctctctctctctcttttttttttttttttttttttttttttttttttttttttgctcccAAGCAGTTTTTGAGGCTTAGATGTGTATGGTTTTGTGGTTTGTGCTTCGGAGTTGAAATGGCCACCTTTATATAGGACGTGTCTTTGCAATTGTGCCTTATCTTGcatgaatttcccttcttgccattATCATTCAATGCATTGCAGTGTACCATGCTCATGAAAGCCGTAGGGGTCCTCTTCTGGCGGTGAACTTTTGAAAGgatgtaaaatatcatctattccTGTATCATAGAGAAACTTGACACTCGCATGGATGTATGGGAACATAAATGAACTTTTTGCACTTTTTGGATataaaaaaaaaatcctaatgGTAAGAAAAAAACTGGTAATCTAATCCTTAAAAGAAATCTTGGATATTATGTAATGCTCGGACTGTCCGGACTCTTTCCAGCGATTTGGGTTGTTTTTCTTGGTTTACCTTAATTTTAACTGCCTCAACACCAAAAGGTGATATGAAGTGAACAAACCTATAGTTCATCttttgttgtcttccttgtcctgtATATATAAAACTTATGCATGCTTCCTATTAGTGCTTGACTACCGAGTAAATGGCCACAAAGGTGAGTATTTCATTCTTATCTTCCATTTTCCTTGTGGTTTGGGAACAATAGTCTTATTCAATGTTAGCATTCAATCTTCCTATTGCTAAGCATAaataaacaaaaacaacaacttagTTCTAATAACAAGTTCATTCAGTATgcctctcaaaaaaaaaaacttcatTCAGTATACTATTTGGGTAGTGGGCTTATCAGCTCCTGACTTGGGATTGTTCACTACTTCAGTAATCTAAACGCTATTATATTTCTTTAGAAAGGGAGTACCTAGTAATAGTATCATCCTTTTTATGAGAAAGGTGGAACAAATTTCCAAGCTTGATCTGAGTATATCCATTACAGTTTTATCCTGGCACTTGGGACCTCCTTGCTGCCCTAACTGTGAGCCTGTAAGCTGCCACCCTCCACTGCCCAACACCTGACACTGACAGATTTGCCTTACTCAGTGTCTGGGAAGCACATGGAGGACATTCAATGTTGGAAGACGGAGGCGTGACCTTCAATgtgttcatggataatctgatgaGTCTGTGGACAGGGCATTTAGTTTCCTAACCTAACATTACGGTAGAGACAATCTTGAGCAGTCCCGAGTTGACTTGGTCTGACGGTGGAGCTTGAGGTCATCACCTTGTGCTAGTATATCACCACTATGTTAGATAACCTATTAGtacaatgtactccctccgttccaaaatataagaccttttagggatttcactaggagactacatacggagcaaaatgagtgaatctatactttaaaatatgtctatgtacattcatatgtagtttataatgcaatctctaaaaggtcttatatttaggaacggagggagtaactgtTTGTCAGTCCAAATGACTGGCCATCTCCTTTTTATCTCTGGAATCTTTGTGTCCATTGCTCATATATGGAGGAAAGATACCTTAAGATTATCTTTTTAGATAGTGAAAAGAATCATCCTCCCAGCAACTACATCATGCGATGCGGACAGCCAAATTTTATTGGAGATATCGTGAGGTCGATGTGTTTTCTATACGCACATCTCAAAATGGTACATATACCTGGTCATGGATTTGATCTAGTGCTAGTTTTAATTGTTTGTATAATTTTGGTGGAAACAGCCAGAAACACATTGAGTTCCTTATGGTTTCAAACTCTGGATGCATTTGGAGCATGTGTTTTTATGCCGAAAAACACACGATGAATCTGGGACGAGGAGTTTTCATGAGTACTCTCTTTTCAGGTATAGTAGGTACATGGTGAATCTGGGATGAAGAGTTTCCATAAGTACTCTCTTTTCAGATATAATAGGTACATGGTTTCTGAACTATTAGCAACTGGTAGAATCGCTGCCTCCAGTCTAGAACTattatagcatctctagcagacaaaattgttacagtatatgtggattgcactagctCTTTCCATCaattcggacttttggttgcgttggctagtgcaagaagcttaacatggtattagagctgaGGTCTTGAGTTTAAGTCCTGGTTTTCGTAATTATTAAAAATTGCTGGTAGCCCCCTTTGTGTCCACGTAGATGCCTCTTGACTCATATGTGAGTTTCTTCTATGCTGAAAAAGTGTTTCGAATATTCCCCGTAAACAACTCCGACCTTAATTTTTTTTAAGGGGCACGGTAAACATCCCAACCAAACCTGTGAATATAAGAATTTCGGAGCCAACCTGAAGGTGCCCTGTATATGCGAAAGATCGTTGACGGGAGACCAACTGTCATCCGAACCTTCATAGCTTGCTCCCGGCCATCGCCCTGTTCATCCCTGATCACCGTCCCGTTCGTCCTTGGCCGTCACCATCGCCCCGCCCATCCTTGCGACTACCCTGCCTGCCCTTGCTGGATTAGGCAATGCGGACGGGCTAGCTAGCTTCTGGGTGGATTTAGAAACGAGAGCTAGCTAGCTAACTAACTAGCTCCTAGATGGATTGGCGACCGGAGCTAGCTAGCTAACTAGCTCCTGGATGGATTTGGCAATCGGAGCTAGCCAGCTATGGCGATGGTCGCTTCGTGTGAGTCGCTCTGGACACCTGGGCTTTGTATTTGACCGTTTCATGCGTTCTTCGTCGGTTTTTAGGAGTGAATTTAGTTGACCATGAATAtgggcaagagaaagaaaaaaatgcgGGGAAAGTATAAACGAAAATTTGATTTACAGTTTAATTTTAAAAAATCTGTTCGGCCCTAGCGTTTTCAGTTTCGTGTTTCAAaggatctgctagagatgctcttagccaGGACATTATTGTCGCCATGGTCCTGCATTTGCCTTCATTTCTTCCCTGAGTAATACGGCTGGTGTTTAAGGCCCTACGTTGATCCATTAATTTGAAAGTTATGGGTGTAGACAGTTACATGAGCATTCACGATGTCCCAGCAGCCGGCAATTTTTCTGTTGGATGGATGCCCATGTACACAGATCTGGATTTAGGAGAGATGCATATGAAACGGGAAAAAAAACAGAGGTGGCGGCATGTGCTTACTTATTTGCCTTCATGGTGATGGCGCCCGCTCTCCGGGCTCCGGCTCTCATtatgtttttttatgtttttttatgTGAAAGGCAGGTGCTCTGTCCATTTCATAAaaatggaaaaaggaaaaaaacaatgtACAAGAGTTTCATACAAGCTACAAACTAGCCCAAGATTTACATTACAAATCTAACAAAAATGGAACTACGAAGTGAGCTCAAATGCCCAACGCACTTGGTTCAATTCTTCCATGACTAGATAGGAAACATCTAGCACCGAACGCGAGACATCATTGAATATTCGCCTGTTTCGCTCCTTCCAAACATTCTAGAGTACGTAGGTAGTCGCATGACCGAACCTCATGCGAGCAGCCGCGTCACATCCTTGTGTATTGGCATTCCACCACTCCTCTAAGGTGGAGAAAATATGTGCCGCTCCATGGGGGATAGATAACCAAGTGGTCACAATGCCCCAGACCCCACGGGAAAAAAGCACTCCCGTGCGAGGTGCTCATTTGTTTCATATCCAGTGATGCACAACATGCAAACCTCGTCATGAGGCCAACCTCGGATGGCCAAACGATCTGCAGCAAGGGCCTTACGGTGCAGGAggagccacatgaacaacttgcaTATTGGCTCAGCCTTTGTGCCCCAAACCTTCGTAGCCAAAAAAGGGATTGTGGCACCAGCAAATTGGAGCTGGTAAGCGGAGGAGGCCGAGTACGAACCCGAAGAGGAAGCAGTCCACAAAATGGTATCATCAGCAACAGGGTCAAGCTGGATGTCCTGCAGCAAGGACCAAAGAGTGATATATTCTCGAATCTATAAGGTGGTGGTAATATTCCGAAGTGATCAGATCCATCGGTTGCCCCAAAGTTCGTTCATAACCAACGAGGCGCAAGCAGAAAAATTGACGGCGCAATGTCTTTTGGGGCACTTCCGTCCAACCATCTGTCAAACCAAAAGCTTGCTTTGGATCCATTTCCCAGAGTGATGGTAGTTGATGCCCTAAAAAGAGCCATATCTTTTTCATTACAAGGTAGATCAAACCCTGCCCAAGGCCTATTTGGGGCGATCCATTTGATCCAAGGCCAACGGAGACGAAGGGCACGTCCAAATTTGTCTAAATCAAGCACACCGAGCCCTCCAAACTTCTTCGGCCTACATACCATGTCCCAGTTAACTAAGGAGTGTCCACCACATGCATGTTCACCATTGTCGCCATTCTAAATAAAGGCCCGCCTTATTTTGTCAAATTTTTTCGGGCCCACTTGGGAAGTTGAATGACAAACATGTGAAAAATGCCAACCGCAGTGAGGACGGATTTTGCAAGAACTACGTGTCCCGCACGAGCGAAATTTCTTCCCATCCATGGTTGGAGCTTTGCACCAATCTTGTCAATCAGGGGTTGCAACTCAACTTTTCTGAGCTTTCGGAAGTGCAATGGGAGGCCTAGGTATGTGCAAGGAAAGGTCCCCAGCTTTGCAGGGAACTGGAGAAGGCATTCCTGAAGGTCATTGTTGTTGcaccggatcgggaaaatatcagttttttccATGTTGGCAAGCAGGCCGCTAGCAGCCCCGAATACCCTCAAGATCCCGACAATAGCGCGCATCTCATCAATGTTCGGGTTTGCAAAAATGGCAGCATCATCCGCATACGAAGACATCCTATAGAGCCCGTTCTTGGCTTTGATAGGCTTGAGGAGACCTATCTCAGACGCACGCATAAAAAGCCTTGGCAAGGGGTCAATGGCAAGGATGAAGAGCATGGGGGAGAGGGGGTCCCCTTGGTGGAGGCCACGTTTGTGACGAAAAGACTTGTCCGGCTTCCCATTCAGGAGCACTTTAGAATTTGTCGTGGTGAAGAGAGTGCAAAGCCAGTTTCTGTATCTTTGACCAAATCCCAAAGCAGTGAGCACCTCCAACAGAAAAGGCCAACTCACCGAGTCAAAA includes:
- the LOC123446289 gene encoding uncharacterized protein LOC123446289, with the protein product MALVADELKAKAEVYYDDEICQQCTRLLLKEAGLPNGLLPLKDIIECGYVEETGYVWLKQKKRIDHVFQGLGRVVSYGTEITAFAEKGRIKKVKGIKTRELMVWLPVEEISLDEPATGKLICKSIAGFSKIFPASAFHIPEKENKKANCAGPKPLVLMERAPRVVRTTDPSAV